The DNA region ACCCAGTAGTGTTCATCCGGACTGTATGTATCCTTGGACCACTCCAGGAGGTCACAGGCTTTGTGGCTCTCAAGAACAAAGTCGACAAAGCCTCTTGTCAGCGCGTAGTAGGCCGACCCAAAATATATTTGCAGGTTGTGAGGAGGCGGGTCTTTCTTCACTCCCGACCCGATGAGCGCTACGTGTGAACCGACAATCTCCTCGTATCGGAGCTTCGTCCGGCTACTTATATGTGTCGGCTGCTTAATCCCCGGCGTCATGTTCCTGTCCCGCCACTCTTTGCTCTGCAAGTAGCGCACCAGCTCCAGGTTGCTCTTGAGCGGGAAGTCCTGCCCGCACAGATTGACCACCTTCCTCCAGCCGACCTCGGACGCGGCCAAATCGGTCATGCAGTTCAAGTCTGCCTTCAGGCGCGAGAAGCCAGCGTAGGTGACTATCTCGCTGCGGCTGGACAGGAAGACATTTTTAAAGCAGCCCACCAGCTTCTGCACAGCTGCCCAGTACTCCTGTGGAGCCTTGGCATCCACATGAATGCAGTAGACATTTTGTGGTGCGTAAATCGCCCGCAGTAGCCGCACTAAAAGCTCCAGCTCTTTGTGAACGGTCAGGATGTACGCCAGCGGGTAGTCCTCCTCCTCGCGGCTCAGAGGTCTTGTAATGAAGTGAAGGTCTCTCATCAAATTAGAGCACTGAAGCTTGTTGTCAGTAATGTATCCTTCTATCTGTTGAGAGGAAAAATGCAGGGCAGCCTCAACAGGTTGAAGCGCTTAGCAATGTAATACCAAGTTCCGTACCTGACAGTCACGCCGATGCCATTTCATCCGTCCGTCAGCGGCAGGAAGAAAAGCTCCGCAGTCGGCGGAGAAGGAGCGACACGGTGGAAGTACTGGCACCGGGGGCTCTTTTGGCGTAATTCCCGTCAAGTACATAACCAAAAAGACCGTGACGCTCATCCCAAGGCACAACAGGAAGCTGCACTGGATCACCCTAAACCTGCACATAATCAACCTTCTTGCTGTCGTACTGATAGCGTTGCTGCCATAGAAACTGCAAAGGAGACACCACATAGCCAAAATTAACAGGCCTCATGGGAGCTTTTTAAGAAGGTCAAGTATGTAGGATGGTGCTAATTGATAAAATGAGCCTCTGTATGTATTAGGAGTAAGAAACTTgggcttttttcccctccctttgggactccCCCTACAGTTGTGAAGTGTAATTTATTAAGCTTAGTAGAGATTTAAGAGTGGTAATCATGTTTTTAAGGAAGAACACCACAGTCAGAGCAGATTAAAGGGGTAcgaaattggggggaaaaaaatgaatatatgtagataaatattttgttggtggaataagaaacatttattcatcaatttttaGCACTCTCAGGGGACCGCCTTGTCGAGCAATGTCGACCTCTGCTGTCAAACGAAATTAACATTACAACTGCTCTCGCACTTGCGTTGggaacgtcacatgaccaaatGTAGAAACCATGTTAGCGGACTCCTCTTGTAGCGTTATTATGAATCCTACACGCGTTATCGGCACATAGACGCCCTGCTGCAGGACATGTGCCGctgtaatttaataataataataaaaataattcattttatttatgggCGCCTTTCATGCCGCACAATGTCACCAtacaaacattgttaaatgaaatcaagcaatacaataaaataacagaACATTAAACAgtaattaaaatggcaaatgatatGGGAAATGTTCAAGTGAATAGGCAGTCCGGATTATATGTGTCCTGAGTTTGGATTTGGAGAGGGTTAAGCATGGAATTGTGGGCAGTACAGGTGCATCTCGATAAATTACATTAGAAAACGTCATGCATTTCTGTAGTTTAATTTGAAAACTCATCTATTGACTACATAGAGTAAACAgttttcagattttatttattttttagttgaTTTTAGGTTACCATGAACAAAAACCCACATTTTACCATCGCCAAGAAATTAGAATGTTAAATAAGAAGCTGTCAAAAAGATTGTCATATAGAACTGTTGGAATTGTCCTccgaaaaagtattttcttgtgttggataaacttttttttcacttttcacttttggaattacAATGCTGCAATACAATGAAGTCACCTACAGCATTCTAATTCATTGAACTGCACCTGTGGTTTGACATACTCACAGGAACTTATTTGCAAGTCAAACTCGTAGCACCATGCCTAGTTGACATGTTTTTAGTGAAATTAAAGTAATCTCACATTTCCTTTTCAAGATGTATTCTTAGTGCACAAATagcaaaaacttaaaaaatgtTACCTGTGAGGCAGTATAGCTGTCTTTTCTCATCATCAAGACAACTCATCAGTAGTCCATCGAGGGTCTAAATAAATGGTAGACCTACTTTTTAAATTCCTGTTTGATTTTCTTGTCAGACTTGGGTCATGGTTGTTCTTGGTCGCGAGTATCAGAGGGAT from Phycodurus eques isolate BA_2022a chromosome 10, UOR_Pequ_1.1, whole genome shotgun sequence includes:
- the gcnt7 gene encoding beta-1,3-galactosyl-O-glycosyl-glycoprotein beta-1,6-N-acetylglucosaminyltransferase 7, encoding MCRFRVIQCSFLLCLGMSVTVFLVMYLTGITPKEPPVPVLPPCRSFSADCGAFLPAADGRMKWHRRDCQIEGYITDNKLQCSNLMRDLHFITRPLSREEEDYPLAYILTVHKELELLVRLLRAIYAPQNVYCIHVDAKAPQEYWAAVQKLVGCFKNVFLSSRSEIVTYAGFSRLKADLNCMTDLAASEVGWRKVVNLCGQDFPLKSNLELVRYLQSKEWRDRNMTPGIKQPTHISSRTKLRYEEIVGSHVALIGSGVKKDPPPHNLQIYFGSAYYALTRGFVDFVLESHKACDLLEWSKDTYSPDEHYWVTLNQIREAPGSNIGGGWEGDIRAIKWAEHEGKVHNGCKGRYVRQICIYGIKDLPWLIEKNSMFANKFENHFLPEALDCLEQWHRNKMLSNATVPIESSWLLATQSIGNHDKYAAA